Below is a genomic region from Miscanthus floridulus cultivar M001 chromosome 1, ASM1932011v1, whole genome shotgun sequence.
cgcatcgccatcgagttaggTATCTGACGCCTCGATGttcggggtgactcccagctggtcgtcgaccaagtcatgaaggagtcgagctgctaGAACGCCAATATGGCTGCATATTGCCGAGAAGTCCgccagttggaggacaagttcaacggtctcaagctcaatcacatcccgaggcatctcaatgaggcagCCGACGCACTGGCAAAGACGGCGTCTGGCCAAGAGCTGGTGCCAACGGGTGTCTTCGCTAGCGATCAGCAGAAGCCCTcggtccgctatgaggagccagaacTAGCTGGTGTTGGGCCGCCCACCCTGGCCTTAAGGGCTGACCGGCCGGTGGCTCCATCTgaccccgaagtcatggagcttgaggaggattcagcgatagagcccgaccctctggccgTGAGGCGCTGCCGATAGACAAAACAAGGGCTCGGTGGCTCGCATGTCGTGCCAAGTCATTTGTCGTTATCGATGGCGAACTCTATAGGtcaagccacaccgggatcctgcaatgctgcatccccatcgaataagGGAAGCGGTTGCTGTGCGATATCCACattggggtctacggtcaccatgccacacctagaaCCCTGGTCGGAAACACGTTTcgataaggcttctactggccgaccgcagTAGCTGATGCCGAACAGAtcatgcgcacctacgaagggtgtcaatactacgcttggCAGACCCACTTGtaggcccaagcactctagacgatccccatcacgtggccgttcacggtctaggggctcgatctggtcggacctctaaAGAGGGCGCCcaagggctatacgcacttgcttgtcaccatagacaagtttacgaagTGGGTAGAGGCTcaaccgatctccgtgatcaagtccgagcaagccgtgctattcttccttgacatcgtccatcgctttggagtctctAACTCCAATATCACAGACAACGACATGCAGTTCactggaaagaagttcctctgattctgcaatgaataccacatccatgttgattgggccgccatggcgcacccccgcacTAACGAGCAGGTTGAGCGCATGACCGAAATGgttctacaaggcctcaagcctaggatcttcaaccggttgaacaagtttggtggacgatgggtcacggaacttcccacggtgctctggagcctgaggatgaccccagctgggccaccagctacacatcattcttcatggtctacggttccgaggctatcctcccgaccgacctcgactatggagcgccaagggtcagggtGTATGAccaacagggagccgaggcgtccctcaaagatgccatggactagctagacgaagcacgcgacgtcgccctcctctgctcggccaaatactagcaagtgttacgctagtaccacagccgtcgagtgtggggtcaggccttcaacgtcggggacctggtgcttcacctcgtctagagcaacaagaaccaccacaagctctctccaccatgggagggaccgtacgtcgtcatggaggtgctccgaccaggcgcctacaagttcaagaccatcgacggcgtaGTCTTCGTCAATgcttggaacatcgagcagctatgtcgtttttacccttaatatacgcacactttctcttatcagtttggctatcaaactccccgatctttagtgacacctgaccccagcaatggtagggggtcgggcctcactcaggggctgataagagcatatctatccggtagacattctctacgcctgaccctttctcacattaagacctagaagcgaggtttgcagaaaacaaacgctgagtaaaactggtcggacagcgagaaacctacaccccagcggctatgacgtctttgctcactagcgtgattagagttttttccacaccctaggctttttggccttagctacggaaagagtcggtatgcgtctaagagtatatccacctggcaaacttTCTCcatgcccgaccctctctcacgttgagacctagaagctaggatTGCaaaaacgaacgctgagtaaaactggtcagactatgaGGAACCTATGCCCAGtggctatggcgcctttgctcactagGGTGATCAGAGTTTGTCCACCCACACCCCAGGCTTTACGGCCTTAACGACAGAAGGGGTCGgaacgcactaacctttttatacaaaaaggggagaagggctaaaaagttgtttggccataacaaaatttaagagcttgtccatttattacaagttcgtcgcctggcttatctgcctaactaatttcttagggggatgatctcatcctctatctccacaggTAGGTCCTATGTCAGCGGGTCACACAAGTCGATTAGATGGCTTGGCCGCtgctgagagatgggtaaggagtagtAGGATGCCTCATGCGGGTTAttccgactccatcacgaacgacggacccgaattccactcgaacatatccggtaagagcttcccGAACCTGTCGCTcgtgccatcgaggcaagtcctACACCAGCGGGTCACCCTTAAATTACACATGTTTTCTCTCATTAACTTCGCTATCGAGCCCCTGACCCAGCAATGgtaaggggttgggcctcactcgggggctggcaagggtgtctattcggtagacattctctatgcctgaccccttctcatgttaaaaaactagaagcaaggtgtgtagaaacaaactctaagtaagactggtcgaactgcaagaaacctacgccctagcggctacggcgcTTTTgcacaccagcgtgatcagagtttgttgttcgcaccctgagctttagcctccaccttcctaggaagggtttggaggggcccacctatggaatctccatcgaggagaggccaacaggtCACCCAaagtcgatcagatggctcagGCCGCTactgagagatgggtaaggagcaagaGGATGCCCTATGCAGGTTATGCCAACTCTgttacgaacgacggacccggaccccacacagacatatctggtaagagctccccgaacccatcactcgagccatcaaggtaactttaccaaccgccactttacttttccaatgcacgagcattcattcatccattctaatGAATGCATTCATagattcatccatacattcatcccatacatccaagcatcgcatatgcaaagtctgcatcacaacgcttcacatcacgtcatgaagcggtagtcatctcattcgatatgagtggcgactgaccgaggttcgaaggccggtccgtgaagggcttgaggccgcctcgcgtcaaatagagccaagggagaaaaacgtagatgagccccagcggcccttgcccgaccccactcagaagcggacagggacatctcaaccttctcgtttgatcctaacgttgagccaagcccacagagtctccatcgaggagaggctagtgggccacctgagtcgctctccagAGCGACAtgggcatctgtcgggaggcgagttaaggagcagtggtgtcggtgcaaaaagtaaccaacaagtaaatatttgtagttttgccgtgcgttgtgatcggatgtggcctagcactcaataacacaggatttatactggtttaggcaacatgccctacatccagttttagtcggttggtgactttattcctaagcccagatgctcgaagtttgctgtggggttacaaacgagtaggaataagaaggggggtgttaaaggcccggtcggactctgaatcgaagggccgagagtgacggggctctaacatgcgctaagtattggagtgtatgctctgtgtagctttagagttctagagctattgagctattcgagtTCTTAGGTCCATGAGTGCTCAAATCGTCTAGCTTCTCTTTTTTTAGGAGAGCTAGAGAGCCAGAGAGagctttttaggagagagctcatccccttttatagtcaaaggggatggccttacaagtcaaagaAAGGGCGAGAATGTAtacatgtgctacctagtcttgttgcccacgctgtcgggtatgAGACGGTCGTCGAcacccacaatattgtttatgtccagatgcatgtggtaggctctaccgtgttagcctggtatggcaaacatcggcgcctacaatactgtttgtgttctgacacacctggaaggttgcatagtgcccatCTGGCTTGGCCTGGTAGCACCGTCCTATAGGTGCACAGGGTATGGTagagtatggtcctcggtattgcggtttgacttgagcaccttacctTATTTGCTCTGCCTGATCCCCGGGCCCTCACCGAGTGGGCATCCCCGGTCAGTCGTTCCTAGTCGGCACCGACCGTGTTGGTCGGAGAAGAGCCATGAGCAGAGGTCCAGCATATCCCCGGTCGGAAAAGGATTTTGGAGTCAAACTATGTCCCCaccttggccaagccttccagTCAGGGACCGGATCATTCTCCTagcctgtcattatgtatctgggctgCCCTGGGAGGCACGCGTTGTCGCTATGCCATCTGCTAGGCTGAGTTTTTGTAGGGAAGctggtccattggggaccctgggtttatgaacccgataggagcccccgagcccttttgggacttctgtgaagtcatGAAGGGGTTGTTTACACTCATTTcatgagcgcacccggtgggtgtaagaTCATGGGTCGCCGTCGGACAAGACGGAGCACAAACCTAAAGTGTCATGCACGACCGAGGTGTCAGGCGAGACaaagcgccaacccaagtgtcgggcgcggcctaggggtcgagcgagacataGCGCCAACCCCAAGCGTCGGGCACCAACCCAAGTGCCGGGCACGGccgaggggtcaggtgagacagagcgccaacccaagtgtcgggcgccaacccaagtgttagGCAcggccaaggggtcaggcgagatggagcgccaacccaagtgtcgggcacggccgaggggtcggtctagtttcgtgcgttaccccatccacggtttccacaaccggaggggttgagctaacgtcgcttgcctcgatggcttgagtgatgtgctcggtgagcttaataacaggtatgttcgagtggaatctgggtccatcattcataacggggtcggcatagcccttatgtggcattccactgtccttaatccacctcctggcagatgcctgagccattccggagaccgactcaggtggcccgctggcctcccctcgatggagattctgtgggcatggctcgaggtcaggatcgaatgagaaggtcgagatgaccccgTCTGCTTTTGAGCGGATCGAGCAAGGGCtattggggctcatctgtgttttctcccctagctctatttgacacgaggcggcctcgagccctttgctagtcggccttcgaacctcggtcggtcgtcgctcatatcgaatgaggcgactaccgcttcatgacgcaacacgaagcgttgtgatgcaacaactgcatatgcaatgcttggatgtatgggatgaatgtatggatgaatgtatgaatgcatgcatgagaatggatgaatgaatgattaggcactagaaaacaaaaaagggggtttggtaaggttacctcgatggctcgagtgatgggtctggggagctcctatcggatatgtccgaatgggatattatccatcgttcatgacagggtcggcataaccATCAtgaggcatcccactgctccttacctgtctttCGATAGCCgcccgagccatccgatcgacttgggtgacccgttggcctgtcctcgatggagattcattggtgggcccttccaaaccctgccTGGGAAGGCAGAGGATCATTTGCGTGTGGTTGCACCTTATTTCCCATGTCCgagttgtggtagtggtgggccctacgTAGGCCATGTCCTGATAACCAAGCGACATTTCATCGGGCAGGGCGTGTCCCATCAGCCGGGGCCACGTCCCGCCACACGCCTTtccgcattaaatagggggaagggagaggattttCCTCCCATTCCTTCGCCTTCCTTCAACCACTGCCGTTCCTCCTTTTTGCCAAGTCTGTTCATGTGCCATGGCCATTTCTAGGAGGGAGgagggtagagcgagggagaggagaactcatagattcatTCATAAATTCGAGGCACGA
It encodes:
- the LOC136464855 gene encoding uncharacterized protein, which gives rise to MAAYCREVRQLEDKFNGLKLNHIPRHLNEAADALAKTASGQELVPTGVFASDQQKPSVRYEEPELAGVGPPTLALRADRPVAPSDPEVMELEEDSAIEPDPLAVRRCR